The Thermosynechococcus sp. genome has a segment encoding these proteins:
- a CDS encoding NfeD family protein translates to MALSPFLIWFILAIILFVMELVLPTAFMEATIGLSALIVAFLSFLIPSFSIQILLWMVLSILVVFLLRRYQPKRVPPVLQEPAEAETITRIPAGETGRVLYEGISWQARCDDPHLVIPEHQRVIVIGRQGTTLIVMPADAIQL, encoded by the coding sequence ATGGCCCTGTCTCCCTTTTTGATTTGGTTCATTCTTGCCATCATCCTTTTTGTGATGGAGCTTGTTTTGCCGACGGCTTTTATGGAAGCTACCATCGGCCTCAGTGCTCTTATTGTTGCATTTCTTTCGTTTCTAATTCCCAGCTTTTCAATACAGATTCTCCTTTGGATGGTGCTCTCCATTCTTGTGGTCTTTCTGTTGCGGCGCTATCAACCGAAGCGAGTTCCGCCAGTGCTCCAGGAACCTGCCGAGGCCGAAACAATTACGAGAATTCCCGCTGGCGAGACGGGGCGAGTACTGTACGAAGGGATTTCCTGGCAGGCTCGCTGTGACGATCCCCACTTGGTCATTCCCGAACATCAGCGGGTGATTGTCATTGGCCGTCAGGGAACAACGCTCATTGTGATGCCTGCAGATGCTATTCAGCTCTAG
- a CDS encoding ferredoxin: MGQPLGLEPELGGQLRQSESRSGYEPELGGAHRQRGVYVDEITCIGCKHCAHVARNTFYIEPNYGRSRVVRQDGDPLELIQEAIDTCPVDCIHWVDYTELKRLEKERLDQVVPLAGFPIDPATTHRKKRRSPPRAE, from the coding sequence ATGGGTCAGCCTCTTGGTTTAGAACCAGAGCTTGGGGGGCAACTGCGCCAAAGTGAATCTCGCAGTGGCTATGAACCTGAACTAGGGGGAGCCCATCGCCAACGCGGTGTCTATGTCGATGAAATTACCTGTATTGGCTGCAAACACTGTGCCCATGTGGCGCGAAATACGTTTTACATCGAGCCCAACTACGGGCGATCGCGGGTGGTGCGCCAAGATGGTGACCCCCTGGAACTGATTCAAGAAGCCATTGATACCTGTCCGGTTGATTGTATCCACTGGGTAGATTACACGGAGTTAAAACGGCTGGAAAAAGAGCGCCTCGACCAGGTCGTTCCCCTTGCCGGTTTTCCCATTGATCCAGCCACTACCCACCGCAAGAAACGGCGATCGCCCCCTAGAGCTGAATAG
- a CDS encoding DUF1257 domain-containing protein, producing the protein MSHFSQIKTQIRSLPALQAALTDLGLPWQSGSQEVRGFRGQTQTAQVVVPQENGYDIGFRWNGTEYELVADLEFWQQAWSVDRFLHKVTQRYAYHAVLQSAMEQGFQVQATEQQADGSVKVVLQRWRS; encoded by the coding sequence ATGTCGCACTTCAGCCAAATTAAAACCCAAATTCGCAGTTTACCCGCCCTACAAGCTGCCCTAACAGACTTGGGCTTACCGTGGCAATCTGGCTCTCAAGAAGTGCGTGGGTTTCGCGGTCAAACCCAAACCGCTCAAGTGGTTGTTCCCCAAGAGAATGGCTATGATATTGGCTTTCGCTGGAATGGCACTGAGTACGAGCTGGTGGCGGATTTGGAGTTTTGGCAGCAGGCATGGTCAGTGGATCGCTTTTTGCATAAGGTGACCCAACGCTATGCCTACCATGCGGTGTTGCAATCTGCAATGGAACAGGGCTTTCAGGTGCAGGCCACAGAACAGCAGGCCGATGGTAGTGTCAAGGTCGTGCTGCAACGCTGGCGTTCCTAG
- a CDS encoding zinc finger domain-containing protein: MLRFPRGRKSIGCSICPLPVVIVEDW, translated from the coding sequence ATACTACGCTTCCCAAGAGGAAGAAAATCAATTGGTTGTTCAATCTGTCCGCTCCCAGTGGTAATCGTTGAGGATTGGTGA
- a CDS encoding Crp/Fnr family transcriptional regulator: MQQRRSSPAPELSLQNTPFFRDLPPAVVEKALAHVVTRQHPANRVILLENDWGTSVYFILSGWVKIRTYNMDGKEVTLNILGPGELFGEMAPLEEVPRSTDVITLTPTVVANMPATDFVNLVNTEPQAGIRLAKLMARRLRQVNRRLRLRESDSTSRVADILLFLADGQGRQGADGLEIPNLPHRELSSLSGMARETVTRVLGKLERKGIIRRTQDCLCITNLRALENLLL; this comes from the coding sequence ATGCAACAACGGCGTAGTTCTCCTGCACCTGAATTATCGTTGCAAAATACGCCCTTTTTTCGGGATTTGCCGCCGGCGGTGGTCGAGAAAGCCCTGGCCCATGTGGTGACACGTCAGCATCCTGCCAACCGAGTGATCCTGCTGGAGAATGACTGGGGCACATCGGTTTACTTTATTCTCAGTGGCTGGGTCAAAATTCGCACCTACAACATGGATGGCAAAGAAGTCACCCTCAATATCCTTGGCCCTGGGGAACTCTTTGGCGAAATGGCACCCCTAGAGGAAGTGCCCCGTTCAACGGATGTGATTACCCTAACACCGACGGTTGTGGCCAACATGCCCGCGACGGATTTTGTCAATCTCGTCAATACTGAACCCCAAGCAGGAATACGCCTCGCCAAGTTAATGGCACGACGGCTACGGCAAGTGAACCGGCGGCTGCGGCTGCGGGAATCCGATAGTACGTCACGGGTGGCGGATATTCTGCTGTTTTTGGCAGATGGTCAAGGGCGACAGGGAGCCGATGGCTTAGAAATTCCCAATCTACCCCACCGTGAATTAAGTAGTCTTAGTGGCATGGCGCGGGAAACGGTGACACGGGTGCTGGGGAAACTGGAGCGTAAGGGGATTATTCGCCGCACTCAAGACTGCTTGTGCATTACTAATTTGCGTGCCCTAGAAAACTTACTCCTTTAG